From a region of the Cucumis sativus cultivar 9930 chromosome 6, Cucumber_9930_V3, whole genome shotgun sequence genome:
- the LOC101212253 gene encoding UDP-galactose/UDP-glucose transporter 5B: protein MAEPTDKDNKLWKGLFAVAGIMTTLVTYGVLQEKIMRVPYGVNKDYFKHSLFLVFCNRITTSAVSAGVLLASKKTVDPVAPVYKYCLVSITNILTTTCQYEALKYVSFPVQTLAKCAKMIPVMVWGTIIMQKKYKGHDYLLALIVTLGCSIFVLYPASAEISPYDRGRESTVWGVSLMIGYLGFDGFTSTFQDKLFKGYNMDIHNQIFYTTLCSCILSLTGLILQGHLLPAIEFVYLHKDCFFDIAFLSTVATGSQFFISYTIRTFGALTFATIMTTRQLVSIMLSCVWFSHPLSWEQWIGAVLVFGSIYARSFLRNATQKLPTSETPEDRSSSQTSQSSSPVNRSSSSVSRSSSPMKESP from the exons ATGGCCGAACCTACTGATAAAGATAATAAACTATGGAAAGGGTTATTTGCTGTCGCTGGAATCATGACCACCCTCGTCACCTACGGAGTCTTGCAG GAAAAGATCATGAGAGTTCCATATGGGGTGAACAAAGATTATTTTAAGCATTcactgtttcttgttttttgtaACCGCATTACCACTTCTGCAGTTTCTGCAGGTGTTTTACTG gcAAGTAAAAAGACAGTGGACCCTGTAGCCCCAGTTTACAAATACTGCCTTGTTTCAATAACAAACATATTGACCACCACATGTCAGTATGAG GCCCTCAAGTATGTCAGCTTTCCTGTTCAAACTCTGGCAAAGTGTGCTAAAATGATACCTGTCATG GTGTGGGGTACCATTATtatgcaaaagaaatataaggGTCATGACTATTTGCTGGCTCTTATTGTGACTCTGGGTTGTTCGATATTTGTTCTCTATCCG GCATCAGCTGAGATTAGTCCATACGATAGAGGAAGGGAAAGCACTGTTTGGGGTGTCTCGCTTATGATTGGTTATCTTGG GTTTGATGGCTTTACAAGTACATTCCAAgataaacttttcaaaggCTACAATATGGACATACacaatcaaattttctatacAACTTTGTGTTCTTGCATTCTTAGTCTGACAG GTCTTATATTACAAGGTCATCTACTCCCTGCAATTGAGTTTGTTTATCTTCATAAGGATTGTTTCTTCGACATTGCATTTCTCTCCACA GTAGCAACTGGtagtcaattttttatttcttacacAATTCGAACTTTTGGAGCTCTGACTTTTGCCACCATAATGACAACAAGACAG TTGGTCAGCATCATGTTATCTTGCGTATGGTTTTCTCATCCTCTTAGCTGGGAACAATGGATTGGAGCT GTTTTGGTCTTCGGTTCGATTTATGCTAGAAGCTTCCTGCGAAATGCAACTCAGAAACTTCCAACTTCTGAAACGCCGGAGGACCGTTCTTCAAGCCAGACGAGCCAATCATCAAGCCCAGTGAACCGATCATCAAGCTCGGTGAGCCGATCTTCGAGCCCAATGAAGGAAAGTCCATGA
- the LOC116404495 gene encoding uncharacterized protein LOC116404495 gives MDNQNIRTILVVFTFTHNQLVLLLDALMNDNKRVTHTTYEFRHQIRQLSYFRMIHSSDLVCRESTRMDKRTFSILCHLLRTIVGLTSTEIVDVEEMVAMFLHILAHDVKSRVIQRDFVQSGEIVFHHFNLVLLVVLRLHDELLKKLQLNCLGALDGTYIKVNVPQTDRPRYRTRKGKVATNILGVCDTKGDFVFVLAGWEGSATDSRILRDAIARPNGLHVPQAGNASGTAKEYFNMKHYAARNVIKRAFRLLKGRWAIIRGKSYYPVQIQCRTILACCLLHNLINHKMTNVDFVDDVDEEDSTYATIGGDDIQFVKNSNEWTQWRDNLAT, from the exons ATGGATAACCAAAACATTCGCACTATACTAGTTGTTTTCACATTCACCCATAACCAGTTAGTACTGCTATTGGATGCACTAATGAATGACAATAAGCGGGTGACCCATACAACGTACGAATTTAGGCATCAAATTAGACAACTGTCATACTTTCGTATGATCCACTCCTCCGACCTCGTTTGTCGTGAAAGTACCAGAATGGACAAACGAACTTTTTCCATTCTATGTCACTTACTGAGGACGATTGTTGGTCTGACGTCGACCGAAATCGTCGATGTCGAGGAGATGGTCGCCATGTTTCTACATATATTGGCACACGATGTCAAGAGTAGAGTCATCCAGCGGGATTTCGTGCAATCAGGAGAGATTGTTTTCCATCACTTTAACCTCGTATTGTTGGTTGTGTTGCGATTGCACGATGAGTTGTTGAAGAAGCTGCAGTTA AACTGCCTTGGGGCATTGGATGGCACGTACATCAAGGTTAACGTGCCGCAAACCGATAGGCCTAGGTATAGAACACGTAAGGGAAAAGTTGCCACAAACATCCTCGGTGTGTGTGATACGAAAGGCGACTTCGTCTTCGTATTGGCTGGTTGGGAAGGGTCCGCAACAGATTCCCGCATTCTTCGAGATGCTATTGCACGACCAAATGGGTTGCATGTTCCTCAGG CGGGAAATGCCTCTGGCACCGCAAAAGAGTACTTCAACATGAAACATTATGCCGCTAGAAATGTTATTAAACGAGCGTTCAGATTGTTGAAGGGTCGATGGGCAATCATTCGCGGCAAGTCGTACTATCCCGTGCAAATTCAATGTCGAACAATTCTTGCGTGTTGCCTACTACACAATCTCATCAACCACAAGATGACGAATGTCGATTTCGTTGACGACGTTGACGAAGAAGACTCCACCTACGCGACGATTGGAGGTGATGACATTCAATTCGTTAAGAACTCAAACGAATGGACGCAGTGGAGGGATAATTTGGCCACATAG
- the LOC116404722 gene encoding uncharacterized protein LOC116404722: MYACSIKNEFNNFGFLCILIIITSCVLKILKQMHGCMNVNMTCSSCAPKHVWMKEEEATLVECMVEFVSARGWKSDNGTFRPGYLAQLLRMMTAKLPGCNVHETTVIDCSIKTLKRSYQAIAEMHDPSCSGFGWNDDAKCIVAEKELFDNWVRSHLAAKGLLNKPFPYYDKLAYIFGKDRATGAHAETFADVGSNVPPGFEEFPHVDLNDMKIPSMFSHRFNMSQDDIARPGRGTDSRTTSSGSKRRRGG; encoded by the exons ATGTATGCATGCAGTATAAAAAAcgaatttaacaattttggcTTCTTgtgtattttaataattattacttCCTGTGTATTGAAGATACTGAAACAAATGCATGGTTGTATGAATGTCAATATGACATGTTCATCATGTGCTCCTAAGCATGTATGGATGAAGGAGGAGGAGGCAACCCTCGTCGAGTGTATGGTCGAGTTCGTGTCTGCTCGTGGATGGAAGTCAGACAATGGCACATTTAGACCCGGGTATCTGGCACAACTTCTGCGAATGATGACTGCAAAGTTGCCGGGATGCAATGTACATGAGACCACAGTGATCGACTGCAGCATAAAGACGTTGAAGCGCTCATACCAGGCAATCGCAGAAATGCACGACCCGTCATGTAGTGGGTTTGGTTGGAATGACGATGCGAAGTGCATCGTTGCTGAGAAGGAGTTGTTTGACAACTGGGTCAGG AGTCATCTTGCAGCCAAGGGGCTGTTAAATAAGCCTTTCCCATATTACGACAAGTTGGCGTATATATTCGGGAAAGATCGTGCAACAGGAGCCCATGCAGAGACCTTTGCCGATGTCGGATCGAACGTTCCTCCTGGGTTTGAGGAATTTCCTCATGTGGATCTCAATGATATGAAAATTCCTTCCATGTTCAGCCATAGGTTTAACATGTCACAAGACGACATCGCACGTCCAGGTCGAGGAACCGATAGTAGGACGACTTCAAGCGGCTCGAAGCGAAGGCGGGGAGGGTAG